In Sphingobacterium zeae, one genomic interval encodes:
- a CDS encoding AraC family transcriptional regulator, translated as MISIEDFLSEYFGILQIDADEVNCCVISLKDYQYVIDAVKLNFYLVILCHRGECNVTVGHHDFSISTSTISIIPPQTLFSIKTFAKTFVADFLFFKSDFIKKGFVKSEVMEELLLINPDYPPIFDLEETKFLDFSYKFAKIRDETESQAPFCLEVSRLYILQILYDYNRVCELCLLNSDKLINRQYQVMYAFRKLVDRNFHQYKTVKEYADLMYLSSKYLSECVKNQTGISALALIQNRIMLEAELLLKYATLSVKNISDKLGFTSASSFSRFFKSVKGVSPIHYREKPKN; from the coding sequence ATGATTTCTATAGAAGATTTTTTAAGCGAATATTTTGGTATCCTGCAAATTGATGCAGATGAGGTCAATTGTTGTGTAATCAGTTTAAAGGACTATCAGTATGTTATTGACGCCGTCAAGTTAAATTTTTACCTGGTCATTTTATGCCATCGGGGGGAATGTAATGTCACTGTTGGGCACCACGATTTTTCAATAAGTACATCTACCATATCCATCATTCCGCCACAAACACTTTTTTCCATTAAAACCTTTGCTAAAACTTTTGTAGCTGATTTTTTGTTTTTTAAATCCGACTTTATCAAGAAAGGATTTGTAAAAAGTGAAGTTATGGAAGAGCTGCTGCTGATCAATCCAGATTATCCTCCCATTTTTGATCTGGAAGAAACGAAATTTCTGGATTTCTCTTATAAATTCGCGAAGATAAGGGACGAGACAGAAAGTCAGGCACCTTTTTGTCTTGAAGTGTCCAGGCTGTATATTCTGCAGATTTTATATGACTATAACAGAGTCTGTGAATTGTGTCTATTAAATTCGGATAAGTTAATTAATCGGCAGTACCAAGTTATGTATGCATTCAGAAAACTCGTAGATAGAAATTTTCATCAGTACAAAACCGTGAAGGAATATGCAGACCTCATGTATCTGTCGTCAAAATATCTAAGCGAGTGCGTGAAAAATCAGACCGGCATATCTGCTCTCGCTCTTATTCAAAACAGGATCATGCTCGAAGCCGAATTGCTCTTAAAATATGCGACGCTTTCCGTAAAAAACATTTCTGATAAACTGGGTTTTACTTCCGCGTCCTCTTTTTCCCGTTTTTTCAAATCCGTAAAAGGTGTTTCTCCCATACACTACCGTGAAAAACCGAAAAATTGA
- a CDS encoding VOC family protein: MKKLVITMASATALAFAASCTQQLDKQISNGNNKMKAVQFRIARPTNNLDEVVKFYNQMLGMEIIGKFEDHLGYDGVMLGMPDKTYHLEFTQQAEKAPLPEPTKENLLVFYYDNEDDYKRANERLKNAGIGGVEPENPYWKDKSVTYEDPDGWRVVLFNGVYNP; the protein is encoded by the coding sequence ATGAAGAAATTAGTGATAACAATGGCATCTGCTACTGCTTTAGCTTTTGCTGCATCCTGCACTCAGCAGCTAGATAAACAAATTTCAAATGGAAATAACAAGATGAAAGCGGTACAATTCAGAATAGCACGGCCTACCAACAATTTGGATGAAGTAGTTAAATTCTATAATCAAATGCTCGGTATGGAAATAATCGGCAAATTTGAAGATCATTTGGGTTACGATGGCGTGATGTTGGGTATGCCTGACAAAACCTATCATCTGGAGTTTACCCAGCAAGCGGAAAAGGCTCCTTTACCCGAACCAACAAAGGAAAACCTACTCGTTTTTTACTACGATAATGAAGACGATTATAAACGCGCAAATGAGCGTTTAAAGAATGCGGGAATTGGTGGCGTCGAACCTGAAAATCCGTACTGGAAAGATAAAAGTGTCACTTATGAAGATCCAGACGGGTGGAGAGTTGTACTGTTTAATGGAGTATATAATCCGTGA
- a CDS encoding tetratricopeptide repeat protein, with amino-acid sequence MKDTLHQHALKALAEDNYAVAAKFWLDGYALPHNLEELHELFYHIDNLNKASIDPNLCAILGLIALDYNEIFESNREIALEKCLDWAIGGLKIDPHHYHCCRNAGSALYWLEDWDGALHYYERSCQLRSSPVLEVRIFRIMNRHNAYPDFSQLRPSVDSQSAMELYNAGVEIDYVLRQYAGMSEVENLRLTELKIELYTQAYQLFRTVVFTEQTNSLNYDPHTFAMCCNNLARELNFKEAYQDAVTIVNEGIAQSKFMVILLNRMYIYMCAGMPKNAIMDGEELLQEYVEEMDVITIISTIDGICLSHSDMGQYKEMLYWADQGLEYYQSVNPSDPILQDEEIVRCVTNFYISKSKAASMLGLDVDNSADSEQADSLLENMPDNPSLMISRGESFLRDKQWEKALECYNQAVHFGLEKGMARSVQVALYNRGYVLEVHMKDSESALKSFEQSIGHGNTDFWCYYWAVHSAYHLTENEKTVHYGTLAISMLPEQQEITDDIAAELYEHIGTSLIDIGHYTEAVKNLQISLELCYNRIAEDNLKIARANAKEPGFFRKFFG; translated from the coding sequence ATGAAAGATACATTGCATCAGCACGCATTAAAAGCACTTGCCGAAGACAATTATGCCGTGGCAGCGAAATTTTGGCTGGACGGCTATGCTCTTCCCCATAATTTGGAGGAACTTCATGAATTATTTTACCATATCGATAACCTCAATAAGGCAAGCATTGACCCTAATCTATGTGCCATATTGGGTCTTATAGCACTCGACTATAATGAAATATTTGAATCCAACAGGGAGATAGCTTTAGAAAAATGCTTAGACTGGGCTATTGGTGGGCTTAAAATTGATCCTCACCATTACCACTGTTGCCGGAATGCTGGATCTGCGTTGTACTGGCTTGAAGACTGGGATGGGGCTTTGCATTATTACGAAAGATCCTGTCAATTACGATCGTCTCCGGTGTTAGAGGTCCGCATCTTCCGAATAATGAATAGACACAATGCCTATCCGGATTTTTCGCAACTTCGTCCTTCTGTGGATTCGCAATCAGCTATGGAATTATACAACGCCGGGGTTGAAATCGATTATGTTCTCAGGCAATATGCCGGAATGTCCGAAGTCGAGAACCTACGACTCACCGAACTAAAAATAGAATTGTACACCCAAGCTTATCAACTTTTTAGAACCGTAGTTTTTACCGAGCAGACAAACAGTCTTAATTACGATCCACATACCTTCGCCATGTGCTGTAATAATCTTGCTCGGGAACTCAATTTCAAAGAAGCATATCAAGATGCTGTCACCATTGTCAACGAGGGCATAGCGCAAAGCAAATTTATGGTGATTCTTCTCAATAGAATGTACATTTATATGTGCGCTGGTATGCCCAAAAATGCCATTATGGATGGTGAAGAGCTTTTGCAAGAATATGTTGAAGAAATGGACGTTATTACCATAATTAGCACTATTGATGGGATATGTCTTAGTCACTCGGATATGGGTCAATACAAGGAAATGCTGTACTGGGCCGACCAAGGACTTGAATACTACCAATCGGTAAATCCAAGTGACCCGATCCTTCAAGATGAGGAAATTGTACGCTGTGTGACCAATTTTTACATATCGAAATCCAAAGCTGCGTCAATGCTTGGCTTAGATGTTGATAATTCGGCGGATTCCGAACAGGCTGACTCCTTACTGGAAAATATGCCTGACAATCCGAGTTTGATGATAAGCAGAGGAGAATCGTTTTTAAGGGATAAACAATGGGAAAAGGCGTTGGAGTGTTATAATCAGGCAGTACATTTCGGGCTAGAAAAAGGAATGGCAAGATCTGTTCAGGTTGCATTGTACAACCGAGGATATGTTTTAGAAGTGCATATGAAAGATAGTGAATCAGCTCTTAAAAGTTTTGAGCAGAGCATTGGGCATGGCAACACAGATTTTTGGTGTTATTACTGGGCCGTACACAGTGCATACCACTTGACAGAAAATGAAAAAACTGTGCATTACGGTACATTAGCAATCTCCATGCTGCCGGAGCAGCAAGAAATTACAGATGACATCGCGGCAGAACTATATGAACATATCGGTACATCGCTGATTGATATCGGACACTATACAGAGGCAGTGAAAAACCTTCAAATTTCGCTTGAACTTTGCTATAATCGTATCGCAGAAGATAACTTAAAAATCGCACGGGCAAACGCCAAAGAGCCAGGCTTTTTTAGAAAATTTTTCGGATAA
- a CDS encoding GNAT family N-acetyltransferase, with amino-acid sequence MENAIIRKIEKSDNDALSKLIRAVFEEHNAPKEGTVYSDPTTSDLYALFSKEDAVLWVGEVDGVLAGCCGIYPTAGLPPYCAELVKFYLNPVFRGMGLGKALMNKSIESAKRLGYNKIYLESFPEFSNAIKMYQNMGFRLLQKPLGNSGHHACSIWMLRCEEPTSI; translated from the coding sequence ATGGAGAATGCAATCATCAGGAAAATAGAAAAATCGGACAACGATGCGCTTTCAAAACTTATCAGAGCTGTTTTTGAAGAGCACAACGCACCAAAAGAAGGGACTGTTTATTCCGATCCTACCACTTCAGACTTATATGCACTTTTTAGCAAAGAAGACGCCGTGCTTTGGGTAGGTGAGGTAGATGGCGTCCTAGCGGGCTGTTGCGGGATTTATCCCACCGCTGGATTGCCGCCCTACTGCGCAGAGCTGGTTAAGTTCTACCTCAATCCAGTGTTCAGGGGGATGGGGCTTGGTAAAGCGTTAATGAATAAAAGTATAGAAAGCGCAAAGCGTCTAGGCTACAATAAAATCTATCTTGAGAGCTTTCCAGAGTTTTCAAATGCGATAAAAATGTATCAAAATATGGGCTTCAGATTACTTCAAAAGCCATTAGGGAATTCTGGACATCATGCTTGTTCAATATGGATGCTTCGTTGTGAAGAACCTACGAGTATTTAG
- a CDS encoding LytR/AlgR family response regulator transcription factor: protein MYKAVIIEDEYHLREALSILLEMVASEQIQVIGYAEGLPEAVKIIDRLKPDLVFMDIMLKNGTGFDVLEQISHKNFHLVFTTAYEEHAIKAFKFNAIDYLLKPIDHHELRETLYRIAGKKSEYMDFQHVIPPSSSIAKKHDRIVLPTIEAMHVVQLKNIIRCETSGSYTTFILKNGQHIIVSKPLKYYEDILISPNFIRVHQSHLINTDFVTSFSKDGIIMMLNNDTIPISRANREYFFRIMKNEEH, encoded by the coding sequence ATGTATAAAGCAGTTATTATAGAAGATGAATATCATCTAAGAGAGGCCCTTTCTATCCTTCTTGAAATGGTGGCGTCCGAACAAATCCAGGTGATCGGTTACGCGGAAGGGCTGCCGGAAGCCGTCAAAATTATTGACCGTTTAAAGCCAGACCTGGTTTTTATGGATATCATGCTAAAAAACGGGACCGGTTTTGATGTTCTTGAACAGATTAGTCATAAGAATTTCCATCTTGTTTTTACTACTGCGTATGAGGAGCATGCGATAAAGGCATTCAAATTTAATGCTATCGACTATCTTCTGAAACCAATAGACCATCATGAGTTAAGAGAGACGCTTTATCGTATAGCAGGCAAAAAATCTGAATATATGGATTTTCAACATGTTATTCCTCCTTCTTCGAGTATCGCAAAAAAGCATGATAGAATAGTGCTTCCCACCATAGAGGCTATGCATGTTGTGCAGCTCAAAAACATCATCAGGTGTGAAACCTCGGGTTCCTATACAACATTTATTCTCAAGAACGGGCAGCACATAATTGTTTCCAAACCATTGAAATATTACGAAGATATCCTTATTTCACCCAATTTTATACGCGTACATCAGTCGCATTTAATAAATACAGATTTCGTGACTAGCTTTTCTAAGGATGGGATTATCATGATGCTAAACAATGATACCATTCCCATATCGCGAGCAAACAGAGAATATTTCTTTAGAATCATGAAAAACGAAGAGCATTAG
- a CDS encoding sensor histidine kinase, whose amino-acid sequence MDHLHFTKRYFFHAILIPLMVFNASLKAQDSKIESLASQGYSYRFTDSAKAKQMLNNALLLARKSNSKKDEAICLAFLALTYRRLNSPKEFNNYAEQAYKISSQTNDERAKAYAYMVMGNLKSYFDENTAALNYQLQANTLFEKHKNYALCAQICADISYSFSLSSDDRVEKYVREAMKHAQQSSNAESILHARLAMGSYLTGLTDKHADNISLWENSVQFLKQTADYASVNNNRIPSKSNIAISHLNLAALLIRRPKLMDGMLFTRQLDTAIAISKKYNVKVTYRNSLGLRGKYLLYQGEYSRAKKMFLEGIAYQLRLPYKDHEILAQFYASLKEVAASEKDYSSYYRYDQSFSKYNRLTYDETMQRNLQLAEIKFESAEKIRKIKQLENEKLLQEKNKNLGYVISLILLVIVIFIFISFYYRKRFYQKQADNLKQQQINDQLKLNLLEKDSLENLLAKLSLERRFLQSQMDPHFIFNCLANIQSIILKDDRTKALTYLNKFARLTRETLYHSRKESVTLQEETANLKSYIELQQLRLNHSFDYSIEFADDINMDEKIPPLLIQPLVENAIEHGLKPLSHRKGNLVITFTKKSMEQVLICVIKDNGIGMEASQTGKQKNKHDPLAIKIIDERLALYAKNDSGERIPHFTSQSSGDGCTITINIPIV is encoded by the coding sequence ATGGATCACCTACATTTCACCAAACGCTATTTTTTCCATGCAATATTAATTCCGTTGATGGTATTCAACGCTTCACTGAAAGCCCAGGACTCAAAAATAGAATCATTGGCATCCCAGGGATACTCGTACAGATTTACGGATAGTGCGAAAGCGAAACAAATGCTCAATAACGCGCTCTTATTGGCCAGGAAATCAAATTCTAAAAAAGATGAAGCAATCTGTCTTGCCTTTTTGGCATTAACTTATCGAAGACTGAATAGCCCAAAGGAATTTAATAACTATGCCGAGCAAGCCTACAAAATTTCCTCACAAACAAATGATGAGCGGGCAAAGGCTTACGCGTATATGGTTATGGGAAACCTCAAGTCCTATTTCGATGAAAATACAGCCGCGCTGAATTACCAGCTTCAAGCCAATACACTTTTTGAAAAGCATAAAAATTATGCGCTATGCGCTCAGATATGCGCCGATATTTCTTATAGCTTTTCCTTAAGTTCGGATGATCGGGTCGAAAAATATGTGCGCGAAGCGATGAAACATGCGCAACAATCTTCAAATGCTGAAAGCATACTACACGCCCGATTGGCAATGGGCTCTTACCTGACAGGGTTGACAGATAAACACGCAGATAACATTTCCTTATGGGAGAACTCTGTACAATTTTTAAAGCAGACTGCAGACTACGCTTCTGTGAACAACAATAGGATACCGAGTAAGAGTAACATTGCTATTTCTCATCTTAATCTTGCGGCACTGTTGATACGACGGCCAAAGCTGATGGATGGCATGTTATTTACACGGCAATTGGATACGGCCATTGCCATAAGCAAAAAATACAATGTGAAGGTTACTTACCGAAACAGTCTGGGATTGCGTGGAAAATATTTATTGTATCAGGGGGAATATAGCAGAGCAAAGAAAATGTTTCTGGAAGGAATTGCTTACCAGCTTCGGCTACCGTATAAAGACCATGAAATATTAGCCCAGTTTTATGCCAGCCTCAAGGAAGTCGCCGCTAGCGAAAAAGATTATTCTTCTTATTATCGTTATGACCAGTCCTTTAGCAAATATAATCGCCTTACCTACGACGAAACCATGCAGCGGAATTTACAGCTTGCGGAAATAAAATTTGAATCGGCTGAAAAAATTCGTAAAATAAAGCAGTTAGAGAATGAAAAATTGCTTCAGGAAAAAAATAAGAATCTGGGCTATGTAATTTCCCTGATCTTGCTGGTTATTGTTATTTTTATTTTCATTTCTTTTTACTATAGAAAACGATTTTACCAGAAGCAAGCGGATAACTTGAAACAGCAGCAAATAAATGATCAACTCAAGCTCAACCTGCTGGAAAAGGACAGTCTTGAAAACCTATTGGCGAAGCTTTCGCTGGAACGACGGTTTCTTCAGTCTCAGATGGACCCTCATTTTATTTTTAATTGCCTTGCGAATATTCAGAGCATTATCCTGAAAGATGACCGTACAAAAGCGCTCACCTATCTGAATAAATTTGCACGGCTAACCAGAGAGACCTTGTATCATTCCAGAAAAGAATCAGTAACCTTGCAGGAGGAGACCGCAAACTTGAAAAGTTACATTGAACTGCAACAACTGAGGCTTAACCATTCGTTTGATTATAGCATCGAATTTGCAGACGACATCAATATGGACGAAAAAATACCACCCCTGCTCATACAACCTTTGGTGGAAAATGCGATCGAACACGGGCTAAAACCTTTGTCACATCGGAAAGGAAACTTGGTTATAACATTTACAAAAAAATCAATGGAGCAGGTATTGATTTGTGTTATCAAAGATAATGGAATTGGAATGGAGGCTTCTCAAACAGGAAAACAAAAAAACAAACATGATCCATTGGCCATAAAAATAATAGATGAAAGACTGGCACTCTATGCAAAGAATGACTCAGGCGAGCGTATACCTCATTTTACCTCCCAAAGCTCTGGTGATGGATGCACAATCACGATCAATATTCCAATCGTATAA